Part of the Triticum aestivum cultivar Chinese Spring chromosome 4D, IWGSC CS RefSeq v2.1, whole genome shotgun sequence genome is shown below.
ttaataagttagtcccaaaaataatataaaagtgtttaataaagcccataaacatccaaaacagataatataatagcatggaacaataaaaaattatagatacgttggagacgtatcagcatccccaagcttaattcctgctcgtcctcgagtatgtaaatgataaaaacagaattttttatgtggaatgctacctaacatatttatcaatgtaattttatttattgtggcaagaatattcagatccggaagattcaagataaaagtttaatattgacataaaaaataataatacttcaagcatactaactaagtaattatgtcttctcaaaataacatggccaaagacagttatcatacttcaagcatactttttgcagtgtgtttgttgggatccgatgaagtgcaAGTTTTTGTTCATATCTATCTATGAagattatttgagttttctttaatATCTTGTATGCAATTTatgttatagcctcatatttcttctttgaaactttggtttggtttggccaactagattgatttttcttgtaatgggaagaggtgctttgtgatgggttcgatcttgtggtgtcctcacccagtgacagaaggggtagcgaggcatgcatGTATCGCtgatattaaggataaaaagatggggtctattcctacattaatagatcttgtctacatcatgtcatcattcttattgcattactccgtttctccatgaacttaatacactagatgcatgatggatagcggttgatgtgtggagtaatagtagtagatgcagaatcattttggtctactaatcttggacgcgatgcctatatacatgatcattgccttggatatcatcataattatttgcttttctatcaatttcccaacagtaatttatttacccaccgtatgctattttctcgagagaaaccactagtgaaatctacggctgCCGGGTCTatttttttatcatattgttttcagatctgttattccaaaaaccaaaaaataccttgctgcactttttctttacttattttattttgtgtttttgctagatctatttatccaatctcatacaatttaatctatctttttaccatagaggggttgacaacccctctttCGCGTTGGGTTGCAAttatttgttctttttgtgcaggtaccgtttacatagtgtttcttggttctcctactagattgataaccttggtttcataactgagggaaatacttaccgtagctgggctgcatcatcccttcctctttggggaaatactgacgcgtATTCACGCTATCGTCAATTCTCCCCATGAATTCACTAACATAGGCATTaaaagcatagttttcatagcaatatttaagtatggcaaaatttctATATTTGTTTAGAGTAATATCATATTTTTCAATCAAAGatgcaacttcataagcacccttaaaagcaacaaattgtttgatttgttcgatatcatagtaactataaacacctttggcaaaagaagataagatttcattatcattaaactcacataggtagggaaggtgttttttagagttctccgagcaacaagtaaaatcataaatttcacatagattccaagcatatcatagcaaacaatttatttgatgcCATAAGAGTCTCCATTTTtttagacaaacggtgacgcacaaaatgagcatgctcatctaatgattttccctcaactaaactagttggggtttcagcacgagcacaaaagGATCAAAGAttatccaagtagaaaactttaagtggatccatagttatctttattttcttgtttttgagtcATGACATGAAGACAATAAAAGCAAGcacacaagcaaaaaggcaaacggaaaatatttttgtgtttttgtaaaaACTTTTCAGAAgagggggagatgaaaacgagaggcaaatggaaaataaagtaaattcaaggagatgaaagtttatgcgtaggtacttgatagatgttgatgatgtctcctcgacaatggcgccaaaaattcttcctgcaacttgtgagctgcgttgggatttcctcgaggaggagaggatgatgtagaatagtagagataagtatttcccttagttatgaaaccaaggttatcaatccagtaggagaaccacgcaagacctcgtgaacagcacctacacacaaaagaacaaatacttgcacccaacgcaaataaggggttgtcaatcccttagcgattaattgcaaggatcaaatctcgtagtgatagataggtaaacaaaaacagaaaataaaataaaggtaaataaattgcagcaaggtatttttggattttaatatatgataaagatagaccgggggcctagctttcactagaggcttctctcttgaacatagcatatggtgggtaaacaaattattgatggcaattgatagaaaagcacatagttataacgatattcaaggcaatgatcatgtatataggcatcacatccgagacaagtagactgactcctgcctgcacctactactattaccccacacatcaaccgctatccaatatgcatctagagtattaagttcatcaagaacggagtaacgccttaagaaagatgacatgatgtagacaaagtaaacccaatcaatatgaataaaccccatctttttatccttaatatcaatgatacaaatacgtgtcatgtccctttctttcactgggattgagcatcgcaagatcgaacccatcacaaagcacctctccccttGCAAGGTaaatcaatctagtgggccaaaccaactagatagatcggagagaaatacaaagctataacaatcatgcatataagaattcagaaaagactcaaataatattcatgaataatctgatcataaacacacaattcatgggatcccaacaagcacaccgcaaaaaacattacatcgaatagatctccaagaacaacgaggagaacattgtattgaagatcaaagagagagaagaagccaactagctactagatatggacccgtaggtctgtggtaaactactcacacaccatcggaagggcagcaaggttgatgtagaggccctccataaTCAATACCCCTCCGGTAGAGTACCAGAAAAGTtctccagatgggatctccaaagaacagaaacttgcggtggcGGATAAGTATTTTGGCTGGCTCTctgatgtattgggaatatttgggaatttatagagctggaattaggtcaagaggtgccatgaggggcccacaagcctcggGGGTGCGCCATGcgggcttgtcgctccctcgtggctccacaggtcttctcccgaagcttctagggtcccttctggtccagaaaaaatcgtcaaaaagttttgtagcgtttggactccgtttgatactgattttctaaaaagccaaaaacgagcaaaaaaacaactactggcactgggcactaggttaatatgttagtcccaaaaaatgatatataattgcataataaacatccaatattgatactataatagcatgcacgaaacaataaaaaattatagatacattggagacgtatcattgtcgAGTCAattccatcttctttcttgcagcaCCACATATTGAGAATGGGGATCACTCTTAGCTCTGTATGCATTATTCTAACAGTAATTTGTTGAGCTTTTTATAAGCATGATGGTTATCTTGAAGAAAAGAAGTACCTAGTCGGGATCTCTACTTCGTTGGCTGCTTTACGCTTGCAATATAATCTTGAAAGATTCACGATATACATCATTACCACTTTATGATGTGTTGAACTTAATGAAATGATGTTACTTGTTATTAGAATGATACTTGTCTATGTGATCAAAGGTTTGTTCTATTCTAAAATTCACACTTCAAAAAtaatttattttatcatttacatactcgaagACGAGAAggaactaatcttggggatgctgatacgtctccaatgtatctataatttatggaaTATTCATGTTATATTTATATCAATTATATAttgttttggtgcacttttatgttatttttatggactaacttattaatctgTGCCAAGTGATAgttcctattttctgcatgttttggttccgcagaaaatccatatctaggaaggtccaaacacgatgaaaattTACGACGATTTtgatggaatatatgtgatttttgggagaaaAAGAATCAACAGAAAATGGTGCCCGATGGCCCCACAAGCCAGGCCAGCGCACCTACCCCTCAGGGGGCGCCGGGGTGGCTTGTGGGCAGCCCTTAggtcggttggagcccttctttgccgcaagaaagctattttccGGAGGGAAATCCTCTCTAGATTTCACCCCAATCGGTGTTATGCATCTTCGGTTATAAAATAAACGATGAAAGGCCATAAAACAGACGCGgaacagagggagagagagatccaatTTTGGAGGGGCTCTCGGCCCTCCGGACGCCATGGATGCCAAAACTAGAGGGGAGAACCTCTCTCCATcaaggggaggccatggaggagcaaACCGGAGGGGCggctctcttctcttctctctcagTGGCCCTAGAGTGCCGCCAGGAGAACTATTGCCATGGTGATCGTCTTGATCAACGCCGCCtacttcatcaccttcctcatctcttttcagcggtccactctcccgcaaccagctataatcccctacttgaacatggtgtttttgtGCCATGAATTATTGTCCAGTGACTTAAGTCATTGCTATTGCGTTTGAGTAGGTTTTTTTGTCATATGGGTAAAAAAATTGCGagaaaatttccgatctattcatcaattgtcaaggcagtacaaagaacactagaggtaaaaattacattcaggtccgtataccacctagcgacgactacaatcactagagtgagccgaaggcgcgccgccatcatcgcccctccatcaTCGGAGCcgggccaagcttgttgtagtagacagtcgggaagtcgtcgtgctaaggcccaagaggaccagcgcaccagaacagcagcCGCCACCGATGAAGAACATGGGCACTACGGCGGCGCTATCGCGCATTAGCATTTCTGACGATGGAGAGGTCACCAACAACGGGCAAGAGGACGATGGGGTTCAGCTCGGCGTGGCATTCCTCCTAGTGGTCCTTGGGGTGACGGAGACGGCGTCAAAGTCTTGCCAAAGATGTCGTCAATGGCGGTTGCCCTCTAATGACGATGGATTGCTCGAGATTGAGCGTCTCTAGACAGGGGGATGAGTCAGGGAGATGTGCACGAGCAAAGCGATGACGAAAGACATGGCGAGAGGGTCAAGGGGTTACGGTGGCTGCCTGCGCTGAGCTCATGGCGGTGGAGTGGCTTGGGTTTAGTCGATGTCGGGCTTCTAGGGGGCTCTGGTGGCGCGGAGGATGTCTAGGGGGTTCACGGCGACACGGTGTAGCAGGTGAAGGAAGTGATTGGTCGGGAGGGGCTCTACCTCGCTACGATTTGTGCCGGCAATGGCTAGGGAAGAGGCAGATGGTGGGGGTTCACGATGGAGTAGCCTGTCGGCATTGTGCACTGCGAGTTGGGGCAAAATGATGAGAGGGGAACGGGGTATTTAAGGACAAGGTTGTAGAGGCTACAGTGCACGAGAGATGGCCGGAGTTGAGGTCGTGGCGACGTGGGCGCTCGGGTGTGTGCGCGAGCGTCGTGCATGCAAGCGGTTGAAGATAACAATGTGGCAGCTGACGTGCGGGCCCGCCTggcagtgagagagagagatgagatagAGTAGTGTGCGTGACGCTGACCGTTCGATCTCTATTCGACGGTCATGTTAAAACGTGGCGTACAACTTCGCTAAGTGGCCTGGTGGGCTTCGCGTGCTGGGTGGGCCTCGCTGCTTGGCTGGGCCGTGCTGGTCTGGCTGGCTAGTTCTATTTTATtccccttttgtttttgtttcttgtttctttctAAATTCTAATCTGTTCTGAATTTCAATTTATTTTCAAAGGAAAACTTGTTCTAAATTCATTTTGAGATATTTAGAGAAAGTTGAACATTTTATTTTGACATTTGGTCAATTATTTTCTACCACTTATTTTAAAGCTTTGTTTAATTATCATAATTGACTTATTTAGATTTTTAAGTGGGTTTCCCTTATTGTTTGAATTCCAATGAATTTGTCTTTGTGTCAATCTTAATTATTTGAGTTGCCATCTTGATTTGGgggatttatttttattttctcaaCCTTGCCCCTTTATTGTTTCTTCTACTTAGGGCTTTTAACCAACCCAATTAATCACACTAGGTCTCTCGAAATCATATAATTATCCTCTAAATGATAATTTCGGGTTTCTGAATAAATCCCAAAGTTCAACTGGTCCACACTCCTATCCTATTCAATCAATTCCTAGTCAAATCTAGCTAATGGCAAACAAACATAGGTTTTCCTAGAAAAAATTAGTTATGTGTGAAACTTTTAAACATTCCAGAATTGGGAAAAATCTAGGATGTGACATTGACTTGGGATAAACTCGATACttcaattattttggaacggaggtagtaAAAGCAAAATACGAGGTTATTTATAGAGACACCACGTTAATCCACATTTTCAAAATTATTTTATTGGTGAGATCTATAATTATTGTTAGATTTACCAATGTATTTAAAAAAATTGTGGACATATATCCCTTGTACGTACGCACGTTGAAAGATAATTTGTGCAACTCGGATGTCCCGTTTCTTTACAGGCCGGGTTCAAGTACTTATAAGACGTGGGTGGGTCatttatctctatctctatctctatctctatttatatctatatctatactaataTAAAAATAGCGAGTTGCGGGGATTCAACATATCTATACTATATCTATCTCTATCTATATTTATATCTATAtctacatctatatctatatctaataTCAAAAAAGCAAGTCTGAGAGATTGAACACATCTTATCAGTTCAACCTCATCTCTCCAATGGTCTTTGCCACTCTGGTGTTTAGTGCTAAACGTATTTAGACCCTGCCCTAATTAATAGCGTACCCTCTATAAGTGCTACTTGATTAACCAGGTCTTCCCTAATTTCGTCTTTAGAGAACATCGATGTTAAAAACTAATTTTCCACTTCCGAGACATGTGGGATATCGTCTATTACTCGTATAGAGATAAAATTAACTTTGACTTGAGGTTcaaatagatttttgtaataattaCTGATGTAATCTTTGATAGGCACATCTCACTCAAACTCGGCCCTTATCCTTATTCAACATGAAATTATGTTTCTTCCTATGTCTGTTGTTAGCCAGCATATGAAAGTATTTCATATTATCATCACTTTGAATGAGAAATTGTGCCTTTCATTTTGATACAACTTACTCTCTCCCTCATCCAAAAGACTGGCAATTTGCTAGTTTAATTGACCTTTTTTGTTCAAACTCACGATCAGGTACGGGGCTCATCTCTGTGATTTTATCAAGATTGTTGATGAGGGAGGACAACCTCAACTTCTTCTGTTTATACAGACGGACAATATGGTTAgcccaaccacgaaggaattgtCGCATTGCGATGTTTGTTCAGCGGGAGGGGTGTTACCGTCGACTATGAAGATGCCTATGGTGATTTTGTCAATCTTAAGATATTGTGTCGGTTCAGTAGCTCGGAGGTGCTCATAGCCCTTGGGTATGTGTacgcgttcataggggtgagttaTGCGGGCATCTGCATACGTACCGCGTTAAAAAAACACGAGGGCAAATTAGGATGGAGAGAGTAATGATTATTTGTCTTTCCAAATCCTAGAGAAATATAGTGTAGAGGAAAAGAAAAGAGGTGGCAGTGTCCCCACGCCCTGCGCCGCACCAAAAATTAAAATCTGGCTAAAGAATCCCCAcaaccacctcctccctccctgtcaCACACCTCAAAAACTTATATAAGAGCACCACAACAGAGAGAGGGGAGGTCGAAGTGGGCACCTTCCTAGCAAGATTTTCTTTGCACAAAGCTTGCAGAGAGAGAAATCTTTAGAGCTTAAAGCCACTCTTTAATCCAGCCCCAgttttattctctctctctctctccaacccATCATCTCTCACAAACACGCCAACGCAGCGAGCGAGTGATCGAGAAGGGAATTAAATTCCAAGACACCGCGGGCTCTCGCTCATGGCCGCCATCATGGCCTCCATAACCAGCGAGCTCCTTTTCTTCCTCCCCTTCATCCTCCTGGCCCTGCTCACCTTCTACACCAGCGCCGTGGCTAAATGCCATGGCCTCCACCGGTGGAGCGGCCGGACGAAGAAGAGGCGGCCGAacctgccgcccggcgccgtcggCTGGCCCTTCATCGGCGAGACCTTCGGGTACCTCCGCGCCCACCCGGCCACCTCCATGGGCCAGTTCATGGACCAGCACATCGCACGGTCGGTACATATACACACATACATGTACATCAGCACAGGCATGCGAGCACGCGTGGACGATCGATGAAGCATTCGGGCTGACGTCGAATGATGGTATGGTATGGTATGGATGCAGGTACGGGAAGATATACCGGTCGAGCCTGTTCGGGGACCGGACGGTGGTGTCGGCGGACGCGGGGCTGAACCGGTACATCCTGCAGAACGAGGGGCGGCTGTTCGAGTGCAGCTACCCGCGGAGCATCGGCGGCATCCTGGGGAAATGGTCCATGCTGGTGCTCGTCGGCGACCCCCACCGCGAGATGCGGTCCATCTCCCTCAACTTCCTCAGCTCCGTCCGCCTCCGCGCCGTGCTCCTCCCGGAGGTGGAGCGCCACACCCTCCTCGTCCTCCGCGACTGgctgccttcctcctcctccgccgtcttctccgcccAGCACGAAGCCAAGAAGGTAAACCACCAACTGTCCGATTAACCGCGCGCCATGCACAGCGCCTGCATACCATACACCTAAACATGCCGCGGCAGTGGGATGATGGTGGCGGCGTGGTCcatgcaagcaagcaagcaagatcGACGGATGTGAAATTGACAACGTCGTACGCCCGCCCAGCTGCTAATTAACGATGGATGGATGCGTTCGTTGGTGCGTGCAGTTCACGTTTAACCTGATGGCGAAGAACATCATGAGCATGGACCCCGGCGAGGAGGAGACGGAGCGGCTGAGGCTCGAGTACATCACGTTCATGAAGGGGGTGGTGTCCGCGCCCCTCAACTTCCCCGGCACGGCCTACTGGAAGGCCCTCAAGGTGAGTCAGTACTCCTTCTCCTCCTACACAAACACAACAACAACACTCAGCAGTCAACACGCCGCTGGTACTGCTAGTACCGCTAGCTACCTGTCCCTCTCTCTGTGCGCACGCTTGGGTGTCTCGTCTAGTACCGAAAAATAAGTTTGAGATTATGAAACCTCCTTTGTCTTGTAGCTTTTGTTTTCTGGTCAGTTGTCCTCTCACGGGAAGCATATGTTTTTTTTCTCTTATAGTACTGTACAACCAAAGGGAAGCAGCATATGTTTTGACATTGTTACTGTACTATGCAATTTCATTTCATATCGTCGTCGTGTATACATGGCCCATGCATCGATGCTGCATATGCAGAGAGCCATCAGAAGAAGGGACGCATTAATATACTCCTACTACTTACATGGCAGCATGTACAGCTAGCTAGTAGGGGTGTGGGTTCCGAATAGTGGATGGTCCAAAGGATTGGTGCACACGTACGGCTGCATCAGGTCCAATCAGACACCACTGGATCCATCGATGCTTATTTTCTTTCTGCTAAAGCCACTTCCATTGCCACCCTTCTACCTATATATAGAATGCTGAATTTGCACCGGTGTTTGCACAAAATTGGTTTCTCATCACTACATATATGGGCACCTAAAAGAAAGAAACACTTTTTTCATTCTACTAGGTATAATAAAAGAAACTCTTGAGAGAATAGTGAAATACTCCTACTAGGTTTCCTTTTACAAATGTTGGTTGAAAGGTGTGTGTCCATCTAGGTCAAGCCACTTGGTGCATGGTTGGGATTGTTTTTAGTTAGCTAGGGGCTAGGGTTAATCAGCCAGTCGATCTACTACTTAATTATGGATGGCAAGAAAATCATATATAGTTGATACTACTgcatagtactactagtagtagtgaACATGTAGCTAGAAAACCATTCATGCACATGGACATGGCGCCGGTGTTACCTGTGATTAGATCGATCAACTCTTGTTTCTTTTTCCCGGCGTCCTACTTTGCCCGCCCTCGGAGGTAGTACTGATCATCACTCATGGGCGCATAAAATGTTGCCCGCTTTTTACTGCTTGTGAGGTCACACTCAAATGATCTTTATTGATTGCTCCCAGatgcagcatgcatgcatgcatgctctcacactctctctctcccctaCACACGGCCCGTGCTCAACAGCACACAATTGCAACTTGGAGTTTTGACCTCTTAGAAAAAGTTCAGTGACCAACCTCCATAATTTGGCATGATTATATGTTGGGGGAATCATCATTTATCATGATTCAACCGCTGACCAACTCTTTACCACACTGGAACCACATTTATGTCGCCAGGCACGCTATTAGCAACCCTCTTAATTTTGTTTTAATTAAGCACCCCTTGTTAGCTGAGAACAATCCTATATATATAGTATACCTAGATTGATGTAGAGGGAAATTTTGTCAAGCAAATGGTTGGTGTCATCGATGTTGGCATATATATGCTTGATTTATGAAATGTGTAAAGCGATCTTGCATTGTATATGTAGTCGTGCTTAGGAAGTTCTTCTCGTTGCCTATTCGCCAACCTACAAACGTTCCTAAGCATAAAAGTGAAAAAAATACAgattgaaaagaaaaagaaaaaccaaaagagCAAGACCTTTTTTTGTTTAATTATCACTTTTTAATTGCCAGAGCGCCAAAAAGGGAGAAGGAGAATAATTTGTATGCTTGAGAAGTATCCTATTTTATTTGACGGCAGCTATGTTAAAAAGACATGAATTGCTCCAAAACAGAAAGCTATGACAAGGCACGATCTTAGGCCAGTAGGCGGTTAGGCAACGTCTTAACGATAGTGACATGTCCAATTTTCTCCCAGCAAGTCCCAACAAAATTACTGCATATGACTTTGCACTATAATTTTATTTTGTTCTGTCGTGAAAAAGCATCATATAATTATTTACCATGTGTTTGCGTGCAGTCGCGAGCCACCATACTTGGAGTAATAGAGAGGAAAATGGAGGAAAGGCTTGAGAAAATGAACAAGGAGGCCTCGAGCATGGAAGAAGATGATCTTCTCGGGTGGGCAATGAAGCAATCCAATCTTTCAAAAGAGCAAATATTGGACCTCTTGCTGAGCTTGCTCTTTGCCGGGCATGAGACATCGTCAATGGCGCTCGCCCTCACCATCTTCTTCCTGGAAGGTTGCCCTAAAGCTGTCGAAGAACTGCGGGTACGTACAAATTCAGTTTACTATACCAACTCAAATTGATCTGTGCTAAACTAGACACTGCTATCTTTTggaagatttttttaaaaaaaaaaccacaTTCATTTCAGTACATACATGGATGGTGAAATGCACCAGAAATATCATGGAAATATTGACAGTGAATCCATGGCCGTGCAGGAGGAGCATCTTGAGATTGCTAGGAGACAGAAGCTGAGAGGGGAGTGCAAACTGAGCTGGGAAGACTACAAAGAGATGGTTTTCACG
Proteins encoded:
- the LOC123098154 gene encoding cytochrome P450 90B2, producing MAAIMASITSELLFFLPFILLALLTFYTSAVAKCHGLHRWSGRTKKRRPNLPPGAVGWPFIGETFGYLRAHPATSMGQFMDQHIARYGKIYRSSLFGDRTVVSADAGLNRYILQNEGRLFECSYPRSIGGILGKWSMLVLVGDPHREMRSISLNFLSSVRLRAVLLPEVERHTLLVLRDWLPSSSSAVFSAQHEAKKFTFNLMAKNIMSMDPGEEETERLRLEYITFMKGVVSAPLNFPGTAYWKALKSRATILGVIERKMEERLEKMNKEASSMEEDDLLGWAMKQSNLSKEQILDLLLSLLFAGHETSSMALALTIFFLEGCPKAVEELREEHLEIARRQKLRGECKLSWEDYKEMVFTQCVINETLRLGNVVRFLHRKVIRDVHYNGYDIPSGWKILPVLAAVHLDSSLYEDPSSFNPWRWKGNASGVAQNSNFMPYGGGTRLCAGSELAKLEMAIFLHHLVLNFRWELAEPDQAFVYPFVDFPKGLPIRVHRIAQEEEGEE